A genomic stretch from Pararhizobium sp. IMCC21322 includes:
- a CDS encoding Hsp20 family protein, with translation MRTFDVSPLYRSTVGFDRLFKLLDGMATADTPGSSYPPYNIERTGENAYRISMAVAGFSDGELSIESRENALTVKGDKSENDDDKSDVLYRGIAGRSFERRFQLADYVNVVGAKMENGLLHIDLVRELPEAMKPRKIEIANSNAESKQIEANAA, from the coding sequence ATGCGTACATTCGACGTAAGCCCACTTTACCGATCCACTGTTGGTTTCGACCGCCTGTTCAAATTGCTGGACGGCATGGCGACCGCTGACACGCCGGGATCATCCTATCCCCCTTATAATATTGAACGCACTGGCGAAAACGCCTATCGAATCAGCATGGCAGTTGCCGGGTTCAGCGATGGAGAACTCAGCATCGAGAGCCGTGAAAACGCTCTCACTGTAAAAGGCGATAAATCCGAAAATGACGATGACAAATCAGACGTTCTGTATCGCGGCATTGCCGGCAGAAGTTTTGAGCGCCGTTTCCAACTGGCTGATTACGTGAACGTTGTCGGTGCCAAGATGGAAAACGGTCTGTTGCACATCGATCTTGTTCGTGAGCTTCCCGAAGCCATGAAGCCCCGCAAAATCGAAATCGCGAACAGCAATGCAGAGTCAAAACAGATCGAAGCAAACGCGGCCTGA